DNA from Bacteroides zoogleoformans:
AAAAGTAAGTGTGACTTATACTGTTGTGACTACGGAGTATAAGATTGTTAAGAAAACCACTACGGTAACAAAAGCAGATGGCGAAACTGTTCTTGCTACAGCAAAGGTGGCAAGTTATGCAACTTCTACAGCTACAGTTACCCCTGATTTGCAAATTCCGGGTCACAATCATGCACCTGCAGGTCATGGTCACGGTCATGGCACAGATCCTAACGCAGGTGGTGGTATTGTAATCGCTGACTAATTTTAGTTGTAGTTATTTATCTTAAAACTAAAGAGAAAGATGAAAAGTAAATTAATAATAGCCTCTTTATTGTTAGCAGGCGCTTGTGCTACGGTGAGTGCACAAGAAAAAACAAAATATTATACCGAGAAGGCTTCGGATAATATTTTCTTAGGAGTTGGTGTTGGAGGAATGAGCGTTATCAATGACGGCTTTAATAATCCGACGATGAACTTTAACATTTCGCTTGGTAAGTATATTACTCCGGTTTGGGGTGTACGCGGACAAGTGGGTGGCTTTTGGCAAACTCTTGACAAGCAGGATAATGGTTATCAGAGAGATAAGAAAAAGTTTGGCGAAGTGAACTTGGATGCTATGGTTAACCTGATTAACCTTTTCGGTGGCTATAAACCGAATCGCGCATTCGATCTTTATGTATTCGGCGGTCCTACTATGAATTTGGGTAAGGCAGTTGATACACAAATTTCTATTCAACAAGGTACGGGCAAACAAACCTATGCATATAACGAAGACGGATTGAAAGCTCGTTTTGGTGCAACTGTAGGGTTGGGTTTGGCATATAGTATCAATGAAAAATGGGCTATCAACCTTGAAGGTCGTCTGGGGGTAACTCCTTCTGTCTTCGGCGATGCAAGCGACTGCCGCAAGGCTGAAGCAACTGCTCGTGTGAACTTGGGCTTTGCTTATACTTTCGGTGGCAAGAAGTTTGTTCCGACTTCCAATATCAACGAGGATGCTATCAATGCCGAAGTCAACAGATATAGAAGAGAGTTGGCAGAAGCTCAGGCCGACTTGGCTAACTGCAAGAATGCTTTGGCTAACATGAAACCTGGAGTTAAAGAGGTTGTGAAGGAAGTTGAGGTGGCAGGTCCGCGTGCAGTCTTCTTCAGAATCGGTAGTGCTAAGATTGATGACTATGGTAAGGTTAACATTGAGTTGGCTGCTAAGACACTGAAAGCTAATCCTGACAAGAAGTATAAAGTTGCCGGTTACTGTGATAAGGCTACCGGTAGCGCACCTTTCAACCAGAAGTTGTCTGAAAAACGTGCTCAGGCTGTTTATGACGCTTTGATTGCTCAGGGTGTTGATAAAGATCAGCTCGAACTCGTAGGCTTCGGTGGTACTGAAAATATGTTCGGTAAGAACTTCTTGAACCGTGTAGTTATATTGGAATAATACACTCGTGATTTAGAGACTCTAAACATAGAAGGCGTCTGGGAAGTCAGACGCCTTTTTTGGTGGATTATCCGGCATATTTGTTGTTTTATTTTTGTTATAGGGACTGGTTCTGTATGCGATGATGAAGTTTAAGCTGTTCTTTTTTATTCTCTTTTGTTCTTTGGTAAGTTCTGCCTCTGCACAATTAACGTATGGGGCGACCGGACTCTTGCATGCTCCTTCTGCTGAGATGCAGCGAGACAGGACTTTTATGTTCGGTGGAAACTTCTTGAACAAAGAATTGACTCCTCCCACCTGGTATTACCATACCTATAATTATTTCTTGAATGTAACCATATTGCCTTTTCTGGAAGTGGCTTATACTTGTACGCTCTTCAAGGCAGAGGCTTTAGGACTTGCACCCTATGGGTACACAGGATTTACCAATCAAGATCGTTATTTCTCCCTCCGGTTGCGGGCATTGAAGGAGGGGCAGTTCTGGGAGTATATGCCATCGGTTGTGCTGGGCACGTCGGATCCTTTCACTTCTTCCGGAGGAGGAGAAATCGCTTCACCTCAAGGAAATGGCTACTACAGCCGATTCTATATTGCTGCCTCCAAACACATTCCTATTGCGGGTAAAGAAGAAGTTGGCGTTCACCTTTCCTATCTTTATAATGAACGTAAAGAGTATAAATTGAATGGATTGGCATTCGGAGTCACTTATAGTCCCGCTTTTCATCCTCAGTTGCGATTAGTGGCAGAATATGATTCCAAAGATTTTGCTTTGGGGGTATCCTATCTGTTATTTAACCATTTGCATGTACAAGTGGAGATGCAGAAGATGCAATATTTTAGCGGTGGATTAGCTTATAAGATTCATTTGAAATAATCGAGCTTATATTGTAACGTGTGGGTTATGCAAAGTGGCATAGTCCGCATGTTTTTTTAATTCCTAAAGATTTCTCATTTTATCTATATATATATAATATTGGAGGCATAATTCAAATTTAATCGTAATTTTGTAGTCCATTATGAGTAGAATAATAGCGATAGATTACGGTCGGAAGCGTACAGGTATCGCCGTGAGTGATACACTACAGATGATTGCCAACGGTTTGACAACGGTGCCTACGCATCAGTTACTCTCTTTTTTGCTGGACTATGTTGCCAAAGAATCGGTGGAACGTATTTTGGTGGGGCTTCCCAAACAAATGAACAATGAGGTTTCGGAGAACATGAAACATATTGAACCTTTTGTTCGTTCATTGAAGAAGAAGCTGCCGGATATGCCTATAGAATATGTAGACGAACGTTTTACGTCTGTTTTGGCACATCGAACGATGCTCGAAGGAGGATTGAAAAGAAAAGATCGCCAAAATAAGGCGCTGGTAGATGAAATCAGTGCAACTATTATCTTGCAGACTTACTTGGAGAACAGGCGCTTCTCTCTGTCATGATGAAAAAGACTTTCTAATAAGGATATTGTAATAAATTTAAAAGAATGATTTTACCTATTTATGTGTATGGTCAACCCGTTCTAAGAAAGGTGGCTGAAGATATAACTCCGGACTATCCCGATTTGAAGGAGTTGATAGAGAATATGTTTGAGACGATGGATAATGCTGAAGGCGTGGGGCTTGCAGCACCGCAAATAGGTCTTCCTATTCGAGTGGTGACCGTTGACTTGGACGTTTTGTCGGATGATTTCCCTGAATACAAGGGATTTCGCAAAGCATATATCAATGCCCATATCTTAGAGGTTTCGGGAGAAGAAGTCTCTATGGATGAGGGCTGCTTGAGTCTTCCGGGAGTTCATGAATCAGTGAAGCGTGGAAATCGGATACGTGTGAAGTATCTGGATGAGAATTTGGTAGAGCACGATGAGGTGGTAGAAGGATATTTGGCTCGTGTGATGCAACATGAATTCGACCATTTGGATGGAAAAATGTTTATTGATCATTTGGCTCCACTCCGCAGGCAGATGATTAAAGGAAAACTTAATGCCATGTTGAAGGGTAAGGCACATTGTACCTATAAGGTGAAAACCGTAAAGAAATAGAGGCACATATATAGCAAATAAACGAAAAATATTATTTTTGCTTCCCTACTTATAAAATAAGATGATAAAGAAAATACTGTCGGTTATTTTGCTGTTACCCGCATTGTTGTATGCGCAGATCAATACGGAAAGGGTAATGACTATCGCTCGGAATGCTTTGTATTTTGAGGATTACGTACTTTCCATCCAATACTTCAATCAAGTAATCAACGCCAAACCTTACCTATATGAACCTTACTTTTTTCGCGGGTTGGCTAAAATAAATCTGGATGATTATCAGGGTGCGGAAGCGGATTGCGATGCTGCCATTCACAGAAACCCTTTTGTGGTAGGCGCTTATCAAATCAGGGGATTGGCACGTATCAGGCAGAACAAGTTCGACGAGGCAATAGAAGACTATAAGACGGCTATTAAGTATGATCCGGAAAATGTGATACTTTGGCATAATCTTTCTCTTTGCCATATTCAGAAGAAAGAGTATGAGACCGCTAAAGAAGATTTGGACAAGCTTTTGACAATAGCTCCGAAATATACCCGAGCGTATTTGATGAGAGGGGAGGCGTCGTTAAAGCAGAATGATACGATACAGGCTTTGCGTGATTTTGATAAGGCTATTGAGATAGACCGTTATGATCCGGATGGATGGGGAGCAAGAGCCATTGTACGTATTCAACAGAGTGACTACAAGGGCGCAGAAGCCGATTTGGATCAGGCGATACGTTTGAGCGCGAAGAATGCCGGTAATTATATCAACCGTGCATTGACTCGTTTTCATCAGAACAATTTGCGGGGAGCCATGAATGACTATGATTTAGCATTGGATATTGACCCGAATAATTTTCTTGGTCACTATAACCGTGGTTTGCTGCGTGCCAGAGTAGGCGATGACAATCGGGCAATAGGAGATTTTGACTTTGTCTTGAAAATTGAGCCGGATAATATGATGGCAACTTTTAATCGGGGAGTGCTGCGCGCTCAGGTAGGTGATTATCGAGGAGCTATCAGCGACTATTCAAAAGTGATAAATGAATATCCCAACTTTGCGGCCGGCTATTACCAGCGGGCAGAAGCCCGTAAAAAAATCGGTGACCGGAAAGGTGCGGAGCAAGATGAGTTCATGATTATGAAGATGCAGATAGATAGGCGTAACAGAGCTTCCTCTGATGCTGTTTCGGACAATGCGGATAAGGATATGGCAGATAACGCCTCTGAAAAATCTGATGAAAGTAAGAGGGAAACTCGCAAAAAGTCGGATAAGAATATGGAGAATTATCGCAAAATAGTGATTGCGGATGATTCGGAGGGAGAACAACGCTATAAGAGTGATTATCGTGGTCGTGTACAAGATAGAAACGTGACAATCAAGCTTGAACCTATGTATGCTCTGACTTATTATGAGAAGCAGAGTGATGTTAAACGCATCGTGCATTATCATAAATACATCGAGGAGTTGAATCATGAAAAGCTCTTTCCGAAATCTTTACGTATCACTAATATGGAGGCTCCGTTGACAGAAGACCAGGTGAATTATCATTTTGCTTTGATCGACACGCACACTTCCGATGTGGTGGCTGATGATAAGAATGCCCAAAAACGCTTTATGCGTGGGTTGGATTTCTATCTGGTTCAAGATTTCACCAGTTCCATTGATGACTTCACGAAAAGCCTATTGCTCGATGAAACGTTTTTCCCTGCTTACTTTATGCGTGCTTTGGTGCGTTGCAAGCAGTTGGAATATAGAAGAGCAGAAGCGGAGATGAGCGAGGGGGCTACTTCGGGTGCGTCTGATGTGAAAAAGACGGAAGTAACGACTATAGATTATGAAATAGTGAAAAACGATTTGGACAATGTTATTCGTTTGGTTCCCGATTTTGTTTATGCCTATTATAACAGAGGTAATGTTTCCTCTTTATTGAAAGACTATCGTGCAGCTTTGGTAGATTATGATAAAGCGATTGAACTGAATCCGGATTTTGCCGAAGCGTATTTTAACCGTGGGCTGACACATATCTTCTTAGGCAATAACAGACAAGGCATTTCCGATTTGAGTAAAGCGGGAGAATTGGGTATTGTTTCGGCTTATAATATCATAAAAAGATTTACGGATGTGAGAGAATAACATTTTTTAGAGGTCAACAACGGTTATGCCTGCTCCGCCAAACTGTATATGTTCATCGGCAAATCGGGATACTCCGGGAACTGTTTCCAAATATTGACGAATAAGCGTACGCAAAATGCCTGTGCCCGTTCCATGAAGAATGCGTACGCGTGACATTCCGACAAGAATAGCATCATCGATAAAATAAATGACAGCTTGCATAGCTTCATCGCCACGCATGCCTCGAACATCAATATCTTGTTTAAAGTTCAACTTCTTTTCATACATACTGTCTTGCGTTTGCCCACTGATGTAAGTTGTCTTGGTTGCCAGGTCTGCCTGTTTGAGTTGCGCATTACTACGCTCCAGTCTGTCTAATTTAACAATGGTTTTGAGGTCTCCAAATGCAACAACAGCATTCTTTTCATTTACCTTCATTACCTGACCCACTACGGTTTGTCCTTTAATTTTAACATTGCAACCGGGCACAATGGAAGACTGTGGTTCGGCATCTTTCTTTGCTTGTTGTTCAGCTATGGTTTGGGTGGATAGAGAGGTCGTTAGCTCCTTATCTGTTTTTTTCTCCTTTTTCCGGATCTGTTTTTCTTTCAACTTCTCCATCTTCCGCGCTATTATTTCCTCTTGCTCTTTATTGGCAAGTGCCTGTATCGATTCACGAAAATCATTCAGTTCCTGTCGGATCTGGCGTGTTTTACTCTTTTCTGCCTGCGCCTCTTTGATGGACCGTATGGTGTTTTCGATGCGTGCATTCGCTTCCTGCATCAGCTGCTCCACTTCTTCTTTAGCTTTACGTAGAATTTCCTTACGGGATTTTTGTAACTCTTCAATTTCGGCCTGATAACGACTGATGGTTTCTTCCATCTGCTTTTCACGTTGACGAATTGTTTGCCGTTTATCTTCCCAATAGCGTTTATCGCGAACGATATCCTGCAAATATTTATCGGCATTGATATATTCGCTACCCACAATCTCCGAAGCATCGGCTATCACTTCCTCGGGCAAGCCTGTTTTTCGAGCTATTTCTACGGCAAATGAACTGCCGGGATTACCTATCTGTAATTGAAATAAGGCTTGCATCAAATGGCGGTCGTAAAGCATGGCACCATTCACCACACCTTCGTGATCTTCGGCAAAGTGCTTCAAATTCTGGTAGTGTGTAGTGATAATTCCAAATGTTTGCCGCTGATTGAAGCGTTTCAATACAGCTTCGGCAATGGCACCACCAATTTGTGGTTCCGTTCCGCCACCAAATTCATCAATTAAGATAAGACTGCGTTCGTTACAATGCTTTATCATGATTTTCATATTTGTAAGATGAGATGAATATGTACTTAAGTCGTCTTCAATGGATTGTTCATCACCTATATCAATAAAGATATCACTGAATATTCCCGCCTCACTGCGTTCGTGCATCGGGACAAGCAAGCCACATTGCAACATATACTGTAACAATCCTACAGTCTTCAGACAAACCGACTTACCACCGGCATTGGGACCTGAGATGACCAAAATACGTTGCTTTTCATTCAGTTCGATGTCAAGGGGTACTACTTTTTTGCCATGTTTGGCTAAAGAAAGCTGAAGAAGTGGATGTACAGCCATCCTCCAATCCAACAATCTCTTATTCTTTAAGACTGGTTTCAATGCAGATATTTGTTCGGCAAATAAAGCTTTGGCCCGTATAAAGTCTATTTCTGCTAAAAAGTCGTAAGACAATAATACTTCCGGAATGACAGGGCGCAATTGATTGGAGAAATCAAGCAGGATACGGATAATCTCCTTACGTTCTTCTGCCTCAAGCTCCCGAATACGGTTATTAGCTTCTACCACCTCGGCGGGTTCAATAAATACTGTTTTCCCACTGGCCGATTCATCGTGCACAATACCACGTATCTTTCGTTTCAACGCCGGCGCAACAGGAATGACCAGGCGTCCGTCACGCATAGTAGGGGTGACATCTTTATCCACAACCCCTTCGGCTTGGGCACTACGCAAAATACTATTCAATGATCGTGATATATTTCCAATAGTACTTGCCAATTCGTGACGAATACGTGCCAGCCCGGTAGAAGCATTATCTTTGATTTTGCCGTATGGCGAAAGAATAGCGTTTATTCTGTTAATAAACAGTGGAAATACCATAACATCTCCGGCCAATCGTCGCAAACAAGGGTAGGGGGAAGCATCTTCTTTCTTATCTTCACTCTTTTGCAAAAAATGCACAATGTCGCATATAGTCTCCAAAGAGCGACGCAAGTCAAAAAGTTCCTGTTCATCCAAAAACATTCCTTCTATCCGTATGCGTTTCAACGAAAAGCGTACATCAAAAAAATATTGTGCAGGAAAATTTTCTTCTTCTCTAAGTATATGTACAAACTCAACGACCTGATCCAGTCGCTCTTCTACGATAGCAAAGTGGTAAGAGAACACCATATCTTCCACTTGTTCTTCACCAAGTGTACTGAGACATTTTTCTTTCAGTATTTGGCGTATTTGATCGAAACCTATTTTCTGTTCAAAGTTCTGCGGATATATCATGGCACAAAAATACAATTTATTCATGAAAAAATAGAATGCCTATTTGCAGATTAAAAAAAGTTTTGTATCTTTGCACCGCTTTACGAGAAAAAGCACTTTATTTTTGAGTTAGGAGAGGTGGCAGAGTGGTCGATTGCGGCGGTCTTGAAAACCGTTGTGCTGCAAGGCACCCGGGGTTCGAATCCCTGTCTCTCCGCTGGAAGTACTCTGAAACAAGAGTAAGAAAAACTCCAAAAAAATCAGTAAGTATCGTAGCTTCAATAAGTTACGATACTTTTGTTTTATATCCTTCCGTCTTTTCAGAGTAGGTACAGAGGTCGTATGAACGCCCAAAATACTCTCCTATGGCTACAATCTGGCTACATTTTTTTGAGCCGATTGAAAATTGTAGCCAAGAGTCCGTAGAGCGTTCGTTTAGAGTACTTGTATATTGCTGTTTTTCAAATAATTATATAGAACTTTGCAGCACGGTTACAGAAGATTGTTTTCCGCATTTTGGCTACAATTAGCCTCTTTCGTGGCTACAATTTTTCTTGGCTTGGCTACTGGAAAATCCAGTGTAAGATGCCCCCTAAAACCAAGCGATTCTATTCCCTTGTGCCAAAATAATCCTGCCCATTGATTCCAATATAAAAATGCCCCTGTCAGACTGAAGTGCACCCCAAAAGTTGGACATAAAACTTTTGGGGTGCACTTCACATTATAATTGTTTATAAGGGGCTTTACTGTAAGGCAGTATATAGTCACCGAGGAGAAAATGTGTCACGACATGCACTGCAAATACCAGTCGTACATCCGTTGCACCCCTTCCTCGATTTCTATTTTGTGGTGCCAACCCAGTGCATGCAGTTTTGACGGGTCTGTCAGCTTGCGCAGTGTGCCGTCGGGTTTGCTGCTGTCGAAGGCAAGCCGGCCTTGATAACCTACGGTAGCTACAATCAGCTCGGCCAATTGACGGATGCTGATTTCCTTGCCCGTACCGATGTTGATGTGGCAGTTGCGTATTTCCTTTTCACCCGCTTGGCAAGTATCTTTGAAGTCCACATGCTCCATGACGAAGACACTTGCGTCTGCCATCTCCTCACTCCAGAGAAATTCCCGGAGAGGTGTTCCCGTTCCCCAGAGTTTTACTTCTTCCCGGTCGATTCCGTATTTGGAAAGAATGTTCAATATCTCTTCCTTACTACTGTTTCCGTTAATGCCCTCCACCGGGCGGAGATTCATGTCGCGGCATACGGCATCCCAATCTTCGCGTTTCAGGCAGTGTGCCAGATGTATCTTGCGAATCATGGCGGGAAGCACGTGGCTGCGTTCCAAATCGAAGTTGTCGTTGGGGCCGTACAGATTGG
Protein-coding regions in this window:
- a CDS encoding OmpA family protein, whose translation is MKSKLIIASLLLAGACATVSAQEKTKYYTEKASDNIFLGVGVGGMSVINDGFNNPTMNFNISLGKYITPVWGVRGQVGGFWQTLDKQDNGYQRDKKKFGEVNLDAMVNLINLFGGYKPNRAFDLYVFGGPTMNLGKAVDTQISIQQGTGKQTYAYNEDGLKARFGATVGLGLAYSINEKWAINLEGRLGVTPSVFGDASDCRKAEATARVNLGFAYTFGGKKFVPTSNINEDAINAEVNRYRRELAEAQADLANCKNALANMKPGVKEVVKEVEVAGPRAVFFRIGSAKIDDYGKVNIELAAKTLKANPDKKYKVAGYCDKATGSAPFNQKLSEKRAQAVYDALIAQGVDKDQLELVGFGGTENMFGKNFLNRVVILE
- a CDS encoding YjbH domain-containing protein — its product is MMKFKLFFFILFCSLVSSASAQLTYGATGLLHAPSAEMQRDRTFMFGGNFLNKELTPPTWYYHTYNYFLNVTILPFLEVAYTCTLFKAEALGLAPYGYTGFTNQDRYFSLRLRALKEGQFWEYMPSVVLGTSDPFTSSGGGEIASPQGNGYYSRFYIAASKHIPIAGKEEVGVHLSYLYNERKEYKLNGLAFGVTYSPAFHPQLRLVAEYDSKDFALGVSYLLFNHLHVQVEMQKMQYFSGGLAYKIHLK
- the ruvX gene encoding Holliday junction resolvase RuvX is translated as MSRIIAIDYGRKRTGIAVSDTLQMIANGLTTVPTHQLLSFLLDYVAKESVERILVGLPKQMNNEVSENMKHIEPFVRSLKKKLPDMPIEYVDERFTSVLAHRTMLEGGLKRKDRQNKALVDEISATIILQTYLENRRFSLS
- the def gene encoding peptide deformylase; amino-acid sequence: MILPIYVYGQPVLRKVAEDITPDYPDLKELIENMFETMDNAEGVGLAAPQIGLPIRVVTVDLDVLSDDFPEYKGFRKAYINAHILEVSGEEVSMDEGCLSLPGVHESVKRGNRIRVKYLDENLVEHDEVVEGYLARVMQHEFDHLDGKMFIDHLAPLRRQMIKGKLNAMLKGKAHCTYKVKTVKK
- a CDS encoding tetratricopeptide repeat protein, which produces MIKKILSVILLLPALLYAQINTERVMTIARNALYFEDYVLSIQYFNQVINAKPYLYEPYFFRGLAKINLDDYQGAEADCDAAIHRNPFVVGAYQIRGLARIRQNKFDEAIEDYKTAIKYDPENVILWHNLSLCHIQKKEYETAKEDLDKLLTIAPKYTRAYLMRGEASLKQNDTIQALRDFDKAIEIDRYDPDGWGARAIVRIQQSDYKGAEADLDQAIRLSAKNAGNYINRALTRFHQNNLRGAMNDYDLALDIDPNNFLGHYNRGLLRARVGDDNRAIGDFDFVLKIEPDNMMATFNRGVLRAQVGDYRGAISDYSKVINEYPNFAAGYYQRAEARKKIGDRKGAEQDEFMIMKMQIDRRNRASSDAVSDNADKDMADNASEKSDESKRETRKKSDKNMENYRKIVIADDSEGEQRYKSDYRGRVQDRNVTIKLEPMYALTYYEKQSDVKRIVHYHKYIEELNHEKLFPKSLRITNMEAPLTEDQVNYHFALIDTHTSDVVADDKNAQKRFMRGLDFYLVQDFTSSIDDFTKSLLLDETFFPAYFMRALVRCKQLEYRRAEAEMSEGATSGASDVKKTEVTTIDYEIVKNDLDNVIRLVPDFVYAYYNRGNVSSLLKDYRAALVDYDKAIELNPDFAEAYFNRGLTHIFLGNNRQGISDLSKAGELGIVSAYNIIKRFTDVRE
- a CDS encoding endonuclease MutS2, encoding MIYPQNFEQKIGFDQIRQILKEKCLSTLGEEQVEDMVFSYHFAIVEERLDQVVEFVHILREEENFPAQYFFDVRFSLKRIRIEGMFLDEQELFDLRRSLETICDIVHFLQKSEDKKEDASPYPCLRRLAGDVMVFPLFINRINAILSPYGKIKDNASTGLARIRHELASTIGNISRSLNSILRSAQAEGVVDKDVTPTMRDGRLVIPVAPALKRKIRGIVHDESASGKTVFIEPAEVVEANNRIRELEAEERKEIIRILLDFSNQLRPVIPEVLLSYDFLAEIDFIRAKALFAEQISALKPVLKNKRLLDWRMAVHPLLQLSLAKHGKKVVPLDIELNEKQRILVISGPNAGGKSVCLKTVGLLQYMLQCGLLVPMHERSEAGIFSDIFIDIGDEQSIEDDLSTYSSHLTNMKIMIKHCNERSLILIDEFGGGTEPQIGGAIAEAVLKRFNQRQTFGIITTHYQNLKHFAEDHEGVVNGAMLYDRHLMQALFQLQIGNPGSSFAVEIARKTGLPEEVIADASEIVGSEYINADKYLQDIVRDKRYWEDKRQTIRQREKQMEETISRYQAEIEELQKSRKEILRKAKEEVEQLMQEANARIENTIRSIKEAQAEKSKTRQIRQELNDFRESIQALANKEQEEIIARKMEKLKEKQIRKKEKKTDKELTTSLSTQTIAEQQAKKDAEPQSSIVPGCNVKIKGQTVVGQVMKVNEKNAVVAFGDLKTIVKLDRLERSNAQLKQADLATKTTYISGQTQDSMYEKKLNFKQDIDVRGMRGDEAMQAVIYFIDDAILVGMSRVRILHGTGTGILRTLIRQYLETVPGVSRFADEHIQFGGAGITVVDL
- a CDS encoding GDP-L-fucose synthase family protein, which produces MNKNAKIYVAGHCGLVGSAIWNNLLQKGYTNLVGKTHAELDLLDGVAVRRFFDEEQPEYVFLAAAFVGGIMANSIYRADFIYKNLQIQQNVIGESFRHHVKKLLFLGSTCIYPRDARQPMREDELLTSPLEYTNEPYAIAKIAGLKMCESFNLQYGTNYIAVMPTNLYGPNDNFDLERSHVLPAMIRKIHLAHCLKREDWDAVCRDMNLRPVEGINGNSSKEEILNILSKYGIDREEVKLWGTGTPLREFLWSEEMADASVFVMEHVDFKDTCQAGEKEIRNCHINIGTGKEISIRQLAELIVATVGYQGRLAFDSSKPDGTLRKLTDPSKLHALGWHHKIEIEEGVQRMYDWYLQCMS